A DNA window from Loxodonta africana isolate mLoxAfr1 chromosome 7, mLoxAfr1.hap2, whole genome shotgun sequence contains the following coding sequences:
- the LOC111747557 gene encoding U3 small nucleolar RNA-associated protein 14 homolog A-like, with protein sequence MSATGAAESLLTLSHQEELADLPKDCPWSTSEDEGDSDRERKHQKLLEAISSLDGKNRRKLAERSEASWDVSEFSVGCEGTGEQLVLSDLLQPIKTSSSLATVKKQLKGVQAKKTVELPLDQEEAAQVHREVAFSTTSQALSKWDPVVLKNRNAEQLVFPLKQQQLDFAPIEHVLGGWKARSPLEQEIFNVLHKNKQPVIDPLLTPVEKASLKATSLEEAQMRQAELQKARALQSYYEAKARREKKIKSKKYHKVVKKGKAKIALKDFETLQKASPTTALEELEKIEKARMVERMSLKHQNKGKWAKSKAIMAKYDPEARQAMHEQLAKNKELTQKLQAPSESEEEEGAVEEDGLFVPDVVNEVQMDTHGPNPWMHTSCTSDVKEAEVLKDPEQLPEHLAFEDSEGEGEEGPVAEEAMLLKESEERRCLRKRPELNQDTKPVGRQETQDPSSQEVLSELRALSQKLSKEDRQPRKQKANSAGAILPVQREEPAREEEEPLLPQRPERVQTPKELGKGGCSQNTELRRPVLQGQQMEKNANNQPDAPKKKKRKEQMIDLQNLLTTKSPSRESLAVPTTIDKLEGEEERDQKQMIKEAFAGDDVIRDFLKEKREAVEASKPKDVDLTLPGWGEWGGVGLQPRAKKRRCFLMKAPEGPPRKDENLPNVIISEERNIHAAAHQVHVLPYPFSHHQQFERTIRTPIGSMWNTQRAFHKLTTPKVVTKPGHIIKPIEAEDVGYRSSSRLDLSVVQRNPKRLSIHHKRPLKKNSVGGVAGDDVLMS encoded by the coding sequence ATGAGTGCAACTGGGGCAGCAGAGAGCCTTCTGACTTTGAGCCATCAGGAAGAATTAGCAGATTTGCCAAAGGACTGCCCCTGGAGCACCAGTGAAGACGAAGGGGACAgtgatagagagaggaagcatcaaaagcttCTGGAAGCAATCAGTTCCCTTGATGGAAAGAATAGGCGGAAACTGGCTGAGAGATCAGAGGCCAGTTGGGATGTGTCGGAGTTCAGTGTCGGTTGTGAAGGAACAGGAGAACAGCTGGTCCTCTCAGATCTGCTTCAGCCCATTAAAACTTCATCCTCCTTGGCCACGGTGAAAAAGCAGCTGAAGGGGGTCCAAGCAAAGAAGACTGTGGAGTTGCCCCTTGACCAAGAAGAGGCTGCACAGGTCCACAGAGAAGTGGCATTCAGTACAACCTCCCAAGCTCTTTCCAAATGGGATCCTGTAGTTCTAAAGAACCGGAACGCAGAGCAGCTGGTTTTTCCCCTGAAGCAGCAGCAGCTGGACTTTGCTCCCATCGAACATGTGCTCGGTGGCTGGAAGGCAAGAAGTCCCCTGGAGCAGGAAATTTTTAACGTCCTCCACAAGAACAAGCAGCCAGTGATAGACCCTTTACTGACTCCAGTGGAGAAGGCCTCTCTCAAAGCCACGAGCCTGGAAGAGGCTCAGATGCGCCAAGCAGAGCTTCAGAAAGCCCGGGCCCTGCAGTCCTACTATGAGGCCAAGGCTCGGAGAGAGaagaaaatcaaaagcaaaaagtaTCACAAAGTTGTGAAGAAAGGAAAGGCCAAGATAGCCCTAAAAGACTTTGAGACCCTTCAGAAGGCCAGTCCTACCACAGCATTAGAAGAACTGGAGAAAATCGAAAAGGCCAGGATGGTGGAGCGGATGAGCCTGAAGCACCAGAACAAGGGGAAGTGGGCCAAGTCCAAGGCAATTATGGCCAAATATGACCCAGAGGCTCGCCAGGCCATGCACGAACAGTTGGCCAAGAACAAAGAACTGACACAGAAACTCCAGGCACCTTCTGAGAGTGAGGAAGAGGAGGGGGCTGTAGAGGAGGATGGACTCTTTGTCCCTGATGTCGTGAACGAAGTCCAGATGGACACACATGGGCCCAACCCCTGGATGCACACAAGTTGCACCAGTGATGTGAAAGAGGCTGAAGTCCTGAAGGACCCTGAACAGCTTCCTGAGCACCTGGCCTTCGAGGATTCAGAAGGTGAGGGGGAAGAAGGTCCAGTAGCAGAAGAAGCAATGTTGCTGAAAGAATCTGAGGAAAGGCGATGCCTTAGGAAAAGGCCTGAGCTCAACCAGGACACCAAGCCCGTAGGTCGTCAAGAAACACAAGACCCTAGCAGCCAGGAGGTGCTGTCCGAATTGAGGGCGCTGTCTCAGAAACTCAGCAAGGAAGACCGTCAGCCCAGGAAGCAAAAAGCGAACTCAGCGGGGGCCATTCTCCCAGTCCAGAGAGAGGAACCGGCCCGGGAGGAGGAGGAGCCCTTGTTGCCGCAGAGGCCAGAGAGAGTGCAGACTCCAAAAGAGCTGGGCAAAGGAGGCTGTTCGCAAAATACGGAACTTCGCAGACCTGTGTTACAAGGGCAGCAGATGGAGAAGAACGCAAATAATCAGCCTGATGCCccgaagaagaagaaaaggaaggagcaAATGATTGATTTACAGAACCTCCTGACCACAAAATCTCCTTCCAGGGAGTCTTTGGCAGTTCCTACGACGATAGACAAGTTGGAAGGTGAAGAAGAGAGAGACCAAAAGCAGATGATAAAGGAAGCTTTTGCTGGGGATGATGTCATCAGAGACTTCTTGAAAGAGAAGAGGGAAGCTGTGGAGGCGAGTAAGCCAAAGGACGTGGACCTGACGCTGCCTGGCTGGGGCGAGTGGGGCGGTGTGGGCCTACAGCCCCGTGCCAAAAAAAGACGCTGTTTTTTAATGAAAGCCCCTGAGGGTCCTCCAAGAAAAGACGAGAATTTGCCGAATGTGATTATCAGTGAGGAGCGCAACATCCACGCCGCAGCTCACCAGGTGCACGTGCTTCCATACCCATTCAGCCACCATCAGCAATTTGAAAGGACCATTCGGACCCCTATAGGGTCTATGTGGAACACCCAGAGGGCCTTCCACAAGCTGACTACCCCCAAGGTTGTCACTAAGCCAGGCCATATCATTAAGCCCATAGAAGCTGAGGACGTGGGCTACCGGTCTTCCTCAAGGTTGGACCTCTCCGTGGTACAGAGGAACCCAAAGCGACTCTCCATCCATCACAAAAGACCCCTGAAGAAAAACTCCGTAGGCGGAGTTGCTGGAGATGACGTCTTGATGTCCTGA